A single window of Desulfobacterales bacterium DNA harbors:
- a CDS encoding NADH-quinone oxidoreductase subunit A, which translates to MEQPPLLDHLYVAAFFLGGVAFAIGPFIIAFFLSYRSTRSISNKTTQLIECGVSPIGTAWVRFGIVYYLYALMFLAFDVDVLFLFPVAVAYQKLDPAVISDTRAFVEIVIFVGILSLAIIYAWTKGVFKWERKSYKRQ; encoded by the coding sequence GTGGAACAACCGCCGCTGTTGGATCACCTCTATGTGGCCGCTTTTTTTCTAGGCGGGGTCGCCTTTGCCATCGGTCCCTTCATCATCGCTTTCTTCCTCTCCTATCGTTCCACCCGCAGCATCAGCAACAAGACAACCCAGTTAATCGAATGCGGGGTCAGCCCCATCGGTACCGCCTGGGTCCGCTTCGGGATCGTCTACTACCTCTATGCCCTGATGTTTCTGGCCTTTGATGTTGATGTGCTCTTTCTGTTTCCAGTGGCAGTCGCCTACCAGAAACTGGATCCCGCCGTCATCTCGGATACCCGTGCCTTTGTCGAGATAGTGATCTTTGTCGGGATCCTGTCTCTGGCGATAATCTATGCTTGGACCAAGGGAGTGTTTAAGTGGGAAAGGAAATCGTACAAGCGCCAATAG
- a CDS encoding NADH-quinone oxidoreductase subunit C — protein sequence MILERIQNAIASVETIAVTATDYPAKGYHLDILVEPEQLVAAVEVLDKEGFFIEAITGVDLLSFDKARKKPVSKKTDDQAPAEEETPPPPPPPPQMEVVYDFNHMEELCRVTVRVRLLRQTPEVPTISGVYPGADWHERETHDFFGIKFTGHPYLVPLLLPEDADFHPLLKDFKA from the coding sequence ATGATCCTTGAAAGAATACAGAACGCCATCGCCAGCGTTGAGACCATTGCGGTCACTGCCACCGACTATCCGGCCAAGGGCTATCATCTGGATATCCTGGTGGAGCCGGAGCAACTGGTTGCCGCAGTAGAAGTCTTGGATAAGGAAGGTTTTTTCATCGAGGCGATCACCGGGGTCGATCTGCTGAGCTTTGACAAGGCCAGGAAAAAACCGGTCAGCAAAAAAACGGACGACCAGGCGCCGGCCGAGGAGGAGACCCCGCCGCCACCACCCCCGCCGCCGCAGATGGAGGTGGTCTACGACTTCAATCATATGGAGGAACTCTGCCGGGTAACGGTCCGGGTGCGGCTCTTGCGGCAGACCCCCGAGGTGCCCACCATTTCCGGAGTCTATCCCGGGGCGGACTGGCATGAGCGTGAAACCCACGATTTCTTCGGCATCAAGTTCACCGGTCATCCCTACCTTGTCCCCTTGCTCCTGCCCGAAGACGCTGATTTCCATCCCTTACTCAAGGATTTCAAAGCATGA
- a CDS encoding NADH-quinone oxidoreductase subunit D: MSTTVIDHTLETFELNLGPQHPATHGVLRVVLTMDGEYIVKAVPVLGYIHRMHEKMGETRTWAQFWPNTGRLDYLGALSYNHGYALTVERAAGIEVPERAEYLRVITVEMNRLASHLLWFGAFVLDLGGFTPLLYAFDDREIILDLLESVTGARLTFCYFRFGGVYNDVDDSFLTGCIEFIKRLRSRIPMYHDLVTKNIILRKRLEGIGILSAEMCRKYGATGPVLRGSGVNFDVRKHEPYSVYPEFDFDIPVYPECDSMARYMVRMDEMEQSMRIIEQAIAKLPDGPIMPKKKPKLIKPEKGDYYGNVEAARGSFGMRVVSDGTNTPYRMKLRSPTFSNLSLFGEAAEGMILADALALMGSLDLVIPEIDR; this comes from the coding sequence ATGAGTACCACAGTCATCGACCACACCCTGGAGACCTTTGAGCTCAACCTCGGGCCCCAGCATCCGGCCACCCACGGGGTGCTCCGGGTGGTGCTCACCATGGACGGCGAGTATATCGTCAAGGCCGTGCCGGTACTCGGGTACATCCACCGGATGCATGAAAAAATGGGGGAAACCCGCACCTGGGCTCAGTTCTGGCCCAACACCGGCCGGCTGGATTACCTCGGCGCCCTGTCCTACAACCACGGCTACGCCCTTACCGTGGAACGGGCCGCCGGGATCGAGGTGCCGGAACGGGCCGAGTATCTGCGGGTGATCACCGTGGAGATGAACCGGCTCGCCAGCCATCTCCTCTGGTTCGGCGCCTTTGTCCTCGACCTGGGCGGCTTTACCCCGCTGCTCTATGCATTCGATGACCGGGAAATTATCCTTGACCTGCTGGAATCGGTGACCGGGGCCCGGCTCACCTTCTGCTATTTCCGTTTCGGCGGGGTCTACAACGACGTGGACGACAGCTTCCTCACCGGCTGCATCGAGTTCATCAAGCGGCTCAGGTCCAGGATACCGATGTACCACGACCTGGTCACCAAGAATATCATCCTGCGCAAACGGCTGGAAGGCATCGGCATCCTCTCCGCGGAGATGTGCCGCAAGTACGGGGCCACCGGGCCGGTGCTGCGCGGTTCCGGGGTCAACTTCGACGTGCGCAAGCACGAACCATATTCGGTCTATCCGGAGTTTGACTTCGATATCCCGGTCTATCCCGAGTGCGATTCCATGGCCCGCTACATGGTGCGGATGGACGAGATGGAGCAGAGCATGCGGATTATCGAGCAGGCCATTGCCAAACTGCCCGACGGCCCGATCATGCCGAAGAAAAAGCCCAAACTGATTAAACCGGAAAAGGGCGATTACTACGGCAACGTGGAGGCGGCCCGGGGCTCTTTCGGGATGCGGGTGGTCAGCGACGGGACCAATACCCCCTATCGGATGAAACTGCGTTCGCCAACCTTTTCCAACCTGAGCCTGTTCGGCGAGGCGGCCGAGGGAATGATCCTGGCCGATGCCCTTGCCCTGATGGGTAGTCTTG
- the nuoB gene encoding NADH-quinone oxidoreductase subunit NuoB, whose translation MVQAPIVQFALLDKLLALGRANSLWPMTFGLACCAIEMMAAGAARFDLARFGAEVFRPSPRQCDVMIVAGTISKKMAPAVKTLYDQMPEPKWVIAMGNCAISGGPFKFDGQYGIVEGADQFLDVDIYIPGCPPRPEALLEGIMELEEKITGFRRKSWPRVEAG comes from the coding sequence ATCGTACAAGCGCCAATAGTTCAGTTTGCCCTGCTCGACAAACTCCTTGCCCTGGGCAGGGCGAACTCCCTCTGGCCAATGACCTTCGGCCTGGCCTGCTGCGCCATTGAGATGATGGCCGCCGGCGCCGCCCGTTTCGACCTTGCCCGCTTCGGGGCCGAGGTCTTCCGGCCCTCGCCCCGGCAATGCGACGTGATGATCGTGGCCGGGACCATTTCCAAGAAAATGGCGCCTGCGGTAAAAACCCTTTACGACCAGATGCCGGAACCCAAATGGGTCATTGCCATGGGCAACTGCGCCATATCCGGCGGCCCCTTCAAGTTTGACGGCCAGTACGGGATCGTCGAGGGCGCCGACCAGTTCCTGGACGTGGACATCTACATCCCCGGCTGTCCGCCCCGGCCCGAGGCCCTGCTCGAGGGGATCATGGAACTGGAAGAAAAGATAACCGGGTTCCGGCGCAAGAGCTGGCCCCGGGTGGAGGCCGGCTGA